Within the bacterium genome, the region GGCTCTTTTCGTTCAAGAGGTGGAAAGGCCTGGATTTTTGGTGGCTTCTGGCCCTCCTCATGGCCGCCTGGTTGGTTTTGGGCTACTTGCGTCTCTTGGGTGCTTTTGCCATAAGCAAGAGGCATCTTGGTCCCGCCGTGCTCTGCGGATACTTCTTTGCTTCTTTGGGCCTTTTTCAGGCCTGGACCTGGGTGAGACAAAAAGCATGGCCTTGGTTTCCCAAAAGCCTCCCTATTCTTGTGATCTGCTTGCTGGGAGTTTCAACACTGCCTTGGACTCTCAGACCTCAGAGGGAAGAAAAGCTGGTGAGACGCCTGGCAGGTGAATGGATAAGAATCCATGGGTTTCAGCAACCGCTTGTGGCTTCCCAGCACCAGGCAGTGGCATTCTACGCAGGGGGATCCTGGTTGCCCATAAGGGATCTGTTTCGCAACTGGGATCTTTTGCCAGACTTGCTGGTAGTGGAAAAGGAAAGCCCACCCTTAGAGGAGCTCAAAGAAGCCCTGGAGAGGGAAGGTATTGGCCTGGAGCTACTTCAGGAGATAAGCCATGCAGATAATACTGCCTTGCTCATATACAGATTGAAGCCCCCTCCAGGCTCTTCAGGGCTCAAAGGGGCCGCAGGCCAAGGCCTGAGTTTGAAGGAGGCAGTGCAGCCCAAAAGATGAGCCGATTGTCGGTCATCATAGCCACCATGAACCGTGAGCAAGAGCTCCATCGCTGTCTGGATTCCCTTTGGGCTCAGAAGCGGTTACCAGACGAACTAGTTATAGTGGACGATGGAAGCCTTGATATGGAAGCTCTTAAGGCCAAGGTGCCCCAGGGGGTTGAATTCCAGTACCATCGCAAATCTCCTCCAGGGCTTTCAGCTTCCCGCAATCTCGGGGCTCAGGTTGCTCAAGGAGAGCTTGTTCTTTTCCTGGACGACGATGTGGTGCTGGAGCCTGACTTCATAGAGGAAATACTGAGTGTGTTCCAGGAGGACACAACCGGCCGTCTGGCAGGGGTAAGCGGTGTAATAACCAACCGCAAGCCCAAGCCCAAATGGTTTCGCCTGTGGGCCCGGTTTTTCCTCATGGAAAAGGGATTTCCTGGCCGACTGCTTCCTTGGGGGTATTTCTCTGCACCTGGCATTCCTGAGGGCGTTACAGAAGTGCAGTGGATTCCCGGTGGATTGAGTTGTTTCCGAAAGGAGGTTCTGGAGCAGTTCAGGTTCTCGGATATGAACCAGCAAGGCCGCCACGCTCTGGAGGATGTGGAATTGGGCTGGAGGGTATCGGCCCATTACATACTGAAGACCACTCCCTTTGCCAAGCTGTCACACTATCCTCCTGAGAGTGGCTTAAGAGGTGCAGTTCAAAGAGGCTCAAGGCAGGCAATGGGACATGGGTTCCTGTTCTGCGTTCACGGAGAAAAGACTCTTCTCAACAGAGTCAGGTTTCTTTGGGCAACAACAGGTTTAGTGCTTGGGAACATGGGGGCTGTGTTGTTAGTCAGAGGAAAAAGGCAGAGGATTTGGCGGATGTTGCTTGCTCTGGGCAATCTGTTGGGGGCAGTAAGGATCATCCCTCAAGTGATCAGGGGGAAGGCCTGATTTTAATGGCATTGAAATAAACAGATTGATCCAGCCGAGTCTGTGGGTTTTAGATTCTCTTGGGTTTGCGCCGGGAGATTCAGAAACGCACCAGGGATTTGCACAGTGTAGCGCCCCATGCCATAGGGCTTGGAGAAGAATACGGGCTGAGCCATGGATCCAAACAACACTGAAACAAAGACCAATTATCCCATCATAGTAATGGGTATGCACCGCTCTGGTACTTCCATTTTGACACGGATGCTTATGGAATGTGGACTTTTCGTCGGCTGGGAGCTGGATGGAACTCAAGAAGCTTTGTTTTTTAGAAGACGTAATGAGAAGCTGATCAACATATGTGGCGGTAGATGGGACAATCCCCTCCCTGTTCATCTGATTCTGGGCAATGCTCTTTTGAAGAAAGAGTCGGTGGAATCCCTCAAGAAAGACATATCCTCATTTAGAGTCTTTTCATTTCTGGGGCCCAAGCTTTACTGGAAGCACCGAAACTTGTTCAAAATCAATATCCCATGGGGTTGGAAGGATCCTAGAAATGCTTTCCTCTTGCCTGTTTGGCTGGACATTTTTCCTGTGGCCAGATTCGTTAGGATAGTGAGAAACGGCATAGACGTGGCCAAGAGCCTCGTGCTCAGGGAAGCAAAGAGGCTCACAAATCCCATTAGGAGGGATAACAGCCTGCTGGGGAAGCTCAAGAGGCGAACCTCCCTGTGGGGACACAGGCCTTGGTTACTTTATCTTCTTGAAAATTATCAGAGATTCCTGGAACAGATGACCCCTTTGAGCCGTTACAACAGAATGAGGGCCTACGGCTGTGATACCCTGGAAGGTGCATTTGAGCTCTGGAACACATATGTTTCCAGAGAAACCGAAGTGCTGGCTCATCTCCAAGACCGCACGTATTTCTTAAGATATGAGGACTTCCTGGAAGCTCCGGAGGAAAACCTCTACAGGCTGGCTTGTTTTTGCGGTCTGAGCCCACAACAGGATGTGATAAGCCATCTTTGCAAGAGCCTTAACAGGAGCAGAAGATATGCCTTTTGGGAAGATCAGGCTCTTAGGGCATTTTACCAGAGTGTTAAGAGTTGTCCCACCATGCAACAATTGGGTTATTCTGGGCTTTAGCCTTGGTCTTGAAAAGAGCCTTGGATAAGACAAGCCGAGCTCTTGGCTCATGGCCAAAACACGAAACTCCGCTTCTTGAAAACGGTTATGAGAAATGAACTTAGAAACAACTGGGATTGCCTTGACGCCAGTGCTCCTGTGGTTATAGGCGGAGTGGGTGGAAGCGGGACCAGACTGCTCGCCAGGATTCTGCTGGAGATGGGATTTTACTTGGGAAGTGATTTGAATGAGTCCTTAGACAACCTTTGGTTTACACTACTTTTCAAAAGGCCGGCATGGTACAAAACAGAGCTTTCTCGAGGCCGAAATTCTTTAATGAAGGCAATGGAGCTTTTCAAGAGGTCCATGCTTGGAGGGCCTCTCAAACCCAGGGATCTGAAGACCCTTTTGGGTGCAGCTTTACCCATGATCTGGACAGGTCACACCCCTGGAGGGCGTGGAAAAGGGCTTTGGCCTATTTTTAGAGCATGGAAGATGCTTGCCAGAAAAGCCTCCTTACCCCAGGGAGCCACAGCCTGGGGTTGGAAAGAGCCCAACACGCACATCTATCTTCAGGAATTGATGGTCGTTTTCCCGAACATGTGCTACATAAACGTGCTTCGACACGGTCTGGACATGGCTCTGAGCAAGAATCAGCAGCAGCTCGTGAATTGGGGTTTTCTTTTCGGACTTGGAAAACCCAGGACAGAGAAGGAAATCCCGCGTTTGTCTCTAAAGTATTGGGTGTTTGCCAACAAAAGGATTGCCTCTTTGGCTGAAGAGCTGGGCAACCGATTTTTGAGTGTGAACTTCGACCTTTTGTGCTTGTATCCAGAGAAAAATATAGGAAAGATCTTGTCCTTTTTGGGCCGGGAACTGAATCAGGATGCTTTCAAGAAAGTTTGTTTGCTTCCCAAAGCTCCCCCAACAATAGGCAGGTACCGCTCGGTGGATCTGGGCCTTTTTGATGAGGAAGACCTTCAGGCGGTGGAAGAGATGGGCTTCGAGGTGGAGCGCAGGAGCTAGTATGGAACCCGCAGTGCTCTTTTGGTTTTACAAGAAGCACAAGCTTTGCGCTCAAAGGCTGAGGCAGCTGAGGCAGATGAACCCCAAGGCTAAGATTTTCGGGCTTTATGGTGGGCCTGTGGCTGAAGCCCAGCAGGTAGCAGCTGGTCTGGGGAGCTATTTTGAAGATCTGTATGTTTTTCCTGAACAAAGAAGTGCCCAATGGAAGTGGAGAAATGGAGATCAACTCATAGCAAGATGGTATGAGCAAAGGGGCAGGTATCTGGACTGGGAGACGGTTTTTGTGATGCAGTGGGACATGCTTCCCCTGGCGCCTTTAGCACAGCTATTTACAGACCTGGAGCCCAACCAGATTTTACTTTCAGGATTTCGCCCCGTGGCTGAGGTTGAATCCTGGTGGCCTTGGGCAGGGGGGAAGAATCCTTTGAAGCGAAAGGAGTTTGATTCCTTCAAGGAGTTTTTGCGCCTTCGATTTCACTATGAAGGAGCCATTTTTGCCTGTCTCTTTGTGGTTGTATGCTTTCCCAGATCCTTTCTCCAAAGGTATAGCCAGGAGGCCATCCCGGAGGTGGGATTCTTGGAATACAAGATTCCCACCCTGGCCACAGTCTTTGGGATTCCTGTCTGCTCAGGTCACCCCTATGAGCCGTGGTGGGCTGCGGATCCCCAAAGCGTTTCAGTGCCCCCCCACAAGAGATTGCTCAATGGGGTGGGAAGAGAAGTACCTGCATCAGTTATTCTGAGGGAGCTTTCCAAACCCGATGGAGCCAGATTGTTTCACCCTGTCTCCAGAGACATACCTCAATGGATTCTTGAGAACCCAAAACGTTGGTGGGCAAGATTGTTAGCCTCTTTTCTGGATTTGCAGGCAACTGCCATGACTCTCAGGAGTTTTTTGCCAAGGTGGTGATTCTAGGTGGACAATCTTCCAAGAGAAAAAGGCCTAACTCCGGGTACAAACAGGGATCTTAAGAGCTCTTCTGATATAAAGAAGGCGGCCAAGGGTGCCGGGTTCACCCTTGTGGGCAGCGCAATAGGAGCGGCCTTGGAACTGATGGGCCAGATCCTGCTGGCCAGATTCTTGGGAATGGGCGGGTTGGGTCTCTACTCGCTGGGAATGGCGGCAGTGCGTATCTCAGAGGTGCTTGCCAGACTTGGCATTCCCTTGGGTGGCACCAGGCTGGTGTCCATTTACAAAGGTACAGACCCCCAGAGGGTCAAAGGGATCTTGCTTTCCTCCACCGGTATCTGCCTGCTGAGCGGGTGTGTTGCCGGAGCGGTCCTTGGGCTCCTGGCAGAGGTCATTGCCCTGAAGATCTTCAAGAATTCTGAGGTTGCCTGGGTCCTCAGGGCCCTGGCACCAGGTGTACCTTTTGTGACTTTGATGGCGGTGAGCACCTCTCTTCTTACAGGCTTTCACACCACCAAGTTCACGGTTCTTTCCAGAAACATAATAGAGCCTGTAGTCAGCCTGGTTCTGATAGCCTTTTTTCTCATCCTGGGCCAGGGGCTAAGAGGGGTGATCTGGGCCTTCATTGCTTCGCACGCTGTGGCAGCCTTATGCGCATTAAGATTCTTGGTCAAGCTTTTCCCAAGCCTAACCGACAGCTCAGTAAAGCCCGTATATGAGCTGCCTCGACTGATGGGCAACTCTGTTCCCATATTATTGATCGGGGTTCTCAATTACGTGCTTTCCTGGACAGATACTGTAATGCTTGGGATCCTTAGTTCCACATCAGCTGTGGGATTGTACAGGGCTTCATCACGCATCCCCATGCTTTTGCCTCTTTTTCTAAATGCCACCAATTCCATATACGGACCCATGGTTGCAAATCTCCATGCCAGAGGAGAAAGAGAGCGTTTGGAGGAGGTGTTTCGGGCCACCACCAGGTGGGTGGCTTATGCAACTGTGCCAGCGTTCTTGTTCATCATTTTTGGGTCAACACAGATCATGTCCCTGTTCGGAAAGGAGTTTACAGAAGAGGGTAAGACTGTGATGGTTATTCTGGCCGCAGGCTGCCTGGTCAATTCCCTAAGTGGTGGAGCTGGAATGACTTTAATGATGTCAGGCAGACAAGATATTCAGTTATATGCTGCTGTAGGATGTGTTACTTTGAATATCTTGTTGAACCTGCTCCTGATTCCTCAATTGGGGGCAATGGGAGCAGCCATAGCCACTTCTGCCTCCATGTGTGGCGTGAATGTGGCTAAGCTTCTTCTTTTGTGGAAGCTCATGAAAATTCATCCTTTTTCCCCTCGGACCATTGGGATCATACTGGCCGGAGCTGGGCTATGGTGCCTAGTCTGGTTGACAAGAGGTGTACTTGAGCCTCTGGGGGACTGGGCTTTTGCTGTTCACATATTGATGTCGGTTGTAGCTCTGGCTGTTTTCTTGGGATCATGGGGCATGGACAGGCAGGATATTATTCTATGGCAAGAAGTTAAGAGCAAATTTCTGGGACAAAAAAAGAACTGCTCAAAAGCATAAGTTAATGTAATTCAGTCACCAGGGGCCAGTGGCCAGATATAACAGGTATGAGGTGGATATTTTGAAAAATATTCTTTTAGTTATTGTAGATTGCCTGGGTCAATTCTTCCTGGAAGGAAAGAAAAAAAAAGATTATCCTTTTTTAAACAGCTTGTATTCAATGGGGGTTTCCTTCAGCCAGTGCGTGGCCACAAGCACTACAACCACACCCAGTGTGGCAACTATTCTGACCGGGAACTATCCCATTCGGCACAACATAAGAACTCTCACAGGAGCCAGGCTGCACCCTACAGTGGGCACCATGGCGGAAGAGCTTGCCGCAGCTGGATACAACACCTACGCTGAGGTCACAGGACCCCTCTTCAGCGAACTGGGTATGAACCGGGGTTTCTTGGAATACAAACACAGGGACAAGACAGCATATCTTGGCTCTTCATGGGGCAGGGAGCTATGCTCCAGAATAAGAGACGGCGGCCTTGCAAAACCCTGGTTTCTTCTCTTGCATCTTTGGGAGCTCCACCAACCCAGATGGGCACCCCATGGCTCAACAAAAAAAGGCAGGAAGCGGGTTTCTTTTGAGAAGGCCCTTCAGTTCTTGGATGAGGCCATGGCTCAAACCATCGGTAACTCATTGAACCTAGAGGAAACCATCTTGATTCTTACAGGTGACCATGGTGAGAGAGTCGAAAAAAGCAGGCTGGACAAACTGCTCAGAATGGCCTGTGTGAGGGCATATGAAAAGATTCACCCACTAGGTCTTCCTGAGTATTGGAGGACAGAGCTGAATCGAAGATTCAGGCTAGGCCACGGCTTCCATCTGGGTGAGCAGTTGATTCGTGTTCCCTTACTTCTGGTGGACTGCGGCAAGCTCCCGGCAAATCTGGAGCTCAAGACACAGGTGAGCCATGTGGACATCTTCCCCACCCTGGCAGGGCTCTTGGGAATATCCATGGGGGCAAGAGAAATGGCCGGGCTGGACCTCCTGGAATCCTGGAGACAAGGAAACTCTTTGCCTCAAAGACCAGCTTTTTTGCAGGCAAGCGGAATTGTACTTCCAGAGTCCAAGCAGTGGCTGGAGGGAGTCAGATGGCAAGGCTTTAAGTACATCAGGCAGATGGCATCCACAGGCCAGCCCTTTGAGTGGCTTTATAAGGTCAATGAGGGGTTCAAGGAGATCAGAGTCAAGGATCAGGGCATCTGCTCCATGATGAGAGAAGAGATGGATCGTTTTCGAAGATCTGAATCCCAGGACCCTGCTCAGAACACCATGTCAGAGGAGGAATCGCAAATCCTGGCAAAACGCCTGAAGGATCTGGGATATATGTGAGTGTATGCCTTGAGCATGGAATACCCAAGCAAGCAAGAGACGAAACTTTCCTTGGTGCTTTTCATAGCAAGCGCTTCTAGATCAGGCTCTACCCTTCTGGATCTGCTATTGGGAAGCCATCCACAAGGGGTCTCCACAGGAGAGATCAGAAGGCTTCAGGGCTTTGTGCTCCAGGACAAAACTTTGCTGGCCTTGGATGATGAGGATTACCCCCTTACCTGCTCCTGCGCAAAGCCCTTGAAAGAGTGCGCGTTTTGGATGGAGGTGGAAAAGCAATTTGGGGCCTCATTTAAGCATACTGTTTTCAAGACCAGGCAGAAGCGCTCTTGGAGATCCCTTCTCATGGCTTCTTACCTGGCAACAGGTCCCCAAGGGGTCCGTATGCTAGCACGAGCCTTTAGCCCTGTCAGAAAGGAAGTGCAGATCGGTCTTAACTGCATTCGGCTACATGAGGCTGTCTCTTTGGTGTCAGGAGCATCTTTTGTGGTGGATTCCTCCAAGTCTATCTATCATTACATGCTTTTGCATTGTGCGGCTCCAAAGCTCATGAGACTTATAGTGTTGGTCCGAGATGGCCGCGGGGTGGCGCACTCCATGGTGCGAGGCACCAGAGCAAAGAAGTGGCAAGAGGGTCCCCTTCCCCCATTTCTTCAGGCCTCCCGGCAATGGGCTCTTACAACCAAAAGCATCTTGATGCTTTCCCGCCGCACCAAGCCCTCTGACAAAGTTCTCCTTCGTTACGAGGAGATCTGCAGCAAGCCCCTTGAGGTCCTGAATCATATGGCCAGGAAGTGGGGGCTTCTTCCGTGGGAGGATTCCTTCTGGAAAGAGCTCAAAGAAAGGCACATCATAGGAGGTTCTCCTTCTTTGCGCTTTGAGCAATTACTCGATAGACTCGAGCCAGACAACAGATGGAGGCAGTCACTGGACAGAGAGCTACTGGAAGGCTTTGAAAAAATGGCAGGGAAGCTGAATCGAAAGCTGGGTTATTTCTCATGAGAGTGTTTTTTTCTCAGGCTGGCAACCAAAGGGTCTCAAACAAAGGCACCAAGGCTCCCAGGAGACTCCATACAAGGATCCTGTGGCAGGTAAGAAGGCGCTTAAGATTAACTGCTGGGCTTTATCCCACCCACAGGAAGGTTGACTTCATTGTTTGCGGCGCGCAAAAAGCCGGTACCTCTGCCCTAGCCTCATACTTGGATGAACACCCTGAGATCTGCATGGCAGATGCCAAAGAGCTCCATTTCTTCGACAACGAGGAGATCTTCCAGAAAAAATCCCCGGACTACAGGTTCTATCATTGCGCGTTTAGTCCCGGGGCCTGCCACAGGCTCCTGGGAGAGGCTACCCCTATTTACATGTACTGGTACACTGCCCCAAGAAGAATGTGGGAGTACAATCCTGATCTTAAGCTCATAGTAATTCTTCGAAATCCCATAACCAGGGCATACTCCCACTGGAACATGCAACGCACAAGAGGTATGGAGACTCTTTCTTTTTGGGAAGCCATTCAAGAGGAAAGGAAAAGGTGCAGGCAGGCCCTTCCCTACCAGCACAGACTGTATTCTTATGTGGACCGTGGGTTTTACTCGGAACAGTTAAGAAGGCTTTGGACATATTTCCCTCTGGAACAAGTATTTGTGATAAAGACAGAGGACTTGAGAAAAAATCCCAAAGAATGCATGGAGAAGCTATGGAGGTTTCTGGGCCTGGATGATCCTGGCAGGATCATTTTTCCCAAAGACGTGCACTCCAGACCCTATGTCTCGCCTTTGGGAGAAAGGGAGAAAGATTATTTGCTGAGGGTTTACGAGTACGAGATAAAGAACTTGGAAAGACTCCTGGGATGGGATTGCAGTGAATGGTTAAATCCCGAAAGAGAAATCCCTTTTTAAAAAGGATCAATCCCATGGCTCTTTGACCCATGAGTCAACTCCAGCAAACCAAACCACATGGGGCCATATTTTTCTGTTAGAAGCTGGGGCAGATCCCTTACGAAGAAAAGCCCATGGCTTGAGCTCCAGCTTTTTTTTGAAAAAGAATACAGGCTATCCTGCCTTTTTGCTGGCCTGCCACTTGTAGACCAGGAAACCTTCTCCCTTGCAAATCAGTTCCCAGGGGCCATACATCCATAAAGTGGGGTCGAGACCCTCTCGGGCCTTGGGATAAAAGATTATTCCATAAAAGGGCTTGGAATCCCCGAGAAGATCTTGCGTAAGGCTGGAAATTTTATCTTCCATGGAAGATCTTTCCCTGGTTGGGGGCCTGCCATGCTTCTTGGGCTTTCCTGGCTGCCAAGGTTTTTGGACCTGCTCAAGCTCAGGAGCCTTAAGGTGTAAGACGGGAATCCTGCCTTTCAAGAAGAAATAGACAGTACGGTCGTAATTGCTTGCAATGAGTGCGGCATCCGAAGCGCAGGCCAGGGCTTCCTTGGCCTGCGCTTGGAGAAAAGCCGGTGACTGGGCATGAAACACTCTCCCAGGGCTCAACCCTGAGAAGGCCTGAGGAGACATGTTGAGAAACCCCAAGGCCACAGAAGCGCCAAATCCCACCACTGACCCAGTCTTGGGATGGAGCCTTCCCATAAGAATAGTAGATCCAATAAAACGCCAGCAGCTAACCAGGAAAAATGTCGTCAGCACACTGTACGCCGGGAAAAGGGGTACAAGCTGTCTTCTGGTCAGGGGAAGATGAAGGAAAGTCTGGAAAACCCCTATCCAGAAAAATATGAGAACAAATGGAAGAATCAGTTCCTTGGGGGCTTTCCTTTTGAACACCAGGACCAGACATCCCAAAAGAGAAACCCCGTAAATAACCTTGAAGGCGGCCGAAGGCATTCCTCTCAAAAGCAGATTGTTTCCAAGTTCCTCGAGCCCTCTGAATCCCCATTTCTCGGGATTCAAGAGGGTTGCAAGATTTCCGGCCCTGAGTCCATAGACGGGTCTCTGTGCCTCTTCCCTAAGCTGGATAGCCCTGTATCGATGTAGGAGCAAAGGGGCCATCAAAGAGCCGGCCACAGCCATTGCCACCAGAAAATGCACCAGCCTGGTGCTCCTGGGTCTATTACCCAAGAAAAAAGCTGCCATCAAAACCGGAAACGCAAGGAGGGTGGATTCCTTGGTGAGGAACCCAAGTCCCAAGCATGATCCCATTCCAAAGGCCATCCAGAGAGTTCCCCACCGGATATATGCCATGCCAAAGAACAATATGCAGCTTATCCACAGGGTAAGGTGTATATCGTTTAGCACCCTGTTGGAATATTCCCATATCTCCCCTTTCCCTGAGGTCAGAAACAACAAGGCCGCCAGGAGCCCCCCCCTCACACCTAGGACCAGCCAGCCCAGTAAGAAACAGACCCCTACCCCTAAAGCCCCTCCCAGAACACTTACGGCCTGGGCAGCCTCTGTACTGATTCCCAGGCTCTTGAAGGCAAGCCCTACCATAAGAACGTGAAGAGGACCCACGCTCTTGCTCACCTCACTGCCATCTGGCTCCAGGATCCTGCCTTCCAATGCAAAGGAGACCGCCCAGGCCAGATAGGCCTGCTCATCGGGGCTTCTGGGAGACGCTCTAAGATGTGAAAGAACAAAAGCAGCAACCACCACTACCAACACCAGCCCCCAAAGACAACCTTTGAACCCATGATCCCTGCTCCAGGAAATCAAGGGCTCGGCTGGCCCTTTGGGATTGTCCTTTGCTTTATCAAGCTTTTCTTTGGGCCTGGCAAAAGACATGTCCATGTAGATCCTCAAATGTCTCTGAATCCAAAAGAGTGAAAGAAATTCCAGCTCTGCTCAATTCCTTGCACCAGAGCCCATAGATCAGCGGCACATCCAGAAAAGAGTACACAAACGCCCAACGATCACGAGGATAGTCTTTTTTTCTTGCCCCAGTGGTTCCTAGCTCATCTTCCCTGTTCTTTCTCTCCAGGACCCTTCTCAACAAAGTAGCCTTGTCGGCCACCAAAACCACGGCCTTTTTGTGATGTTCCAGACTAAGGAATCTCATCCACTTAGGATCGATCCTGTAATCCCATTTCTCATTTATGAAATCATAGACAGAATTATCTAAGATTTTCCAAAATGGCAAACTGGGACGTATTAGCGACAAATAAACCAAAGGCCTTTTTCTGGCTATTATCCACAAAGGGCGACAGATATTGTAATGAAAAAAAGCGCTTTGGGCTGACCTCATCAGTTTGTCTATCTTCTGAAAAGGAAAAAAGACTTCTTGATCATGAGTCAATCCCGTGATTTCAAGAGCCCTTGGGCCCCTTATAAATGAGCTCTTCCCGCAAGAGCTTGGGCCACTTACTATCCAGATCACTTCTGACCTCAAAGAGAATTACTCACCAGCAACCTTCCCTGGTTGAATGCCAGGCTAAGAGTCCTTCTTGACTCCCAACTTACGCCCGTAGGAGACCGGCTCCCTAAGCCAACAGAAGACTCCTGAAAGATGAAAGGCAACATTCCAAAGAAATGAGAGAAATCCCAGTGCCACGGCGGCCTCCAGGCTCAAACCGGCCAGTGGAAAGGCTAGCACCAAGACAGCTTCCCTGGTCCCAAGACCACCCACAGTAATGGGGATCACCTGCACCAGGCCCACCAGGGCTCTACATCCAAAGGCAAATGCCACGGACATATTCAAACCCAAAGCCCGGGCCAAAACAAAAAACACTGTTGCCCTTGACAGCTCTAGGCACACGGAGATCAGTGTTAGTTTCAAAAAAAGACCCAAGTTCATCTTTTCCCAAAGGCTCTCTGCAGCCCTGTCTGACTCTAAAAAAGCCTCCTTCAAGCCAGCCTTGGACTTCCTCAAGTACCTGATCGAGGATCTCTGCAGTAATTCCCAAAGCCATTTGCCCCTAAAGATCAACAACACCACCAGTGAAATGCCACCCAACAAGCCCAACCACATTCCATAGCCTGGAAAAAGGGAGCCTTGAAAGTATAGAAGACCGTACATTGCGAAAAGGCACGTACTTACCAGGTCAAAAAGCTTATCAGCTCCCAAAGAAACCGAGGTGCGGCCAACGGGCTCTCCGTCTTGCTTGAGGCAGTAAATTTTGGCAATCACAGCCACACCCCCTGGCGGCAAGAAGCCCAAGAACCAACCAATCCAGTACACCTGGAAGAGCCTCTTGAAACCTGATGCCATTCCCACAAGCCTTGCAATCATCCACCACCGCCAGGCGTGAAGCCCTATGACCCAGGGGAATAAAACAATACTCAGAACACAAAGCTCCCAGCGCACCCCTTTGAGCAGTTCCAAGGCTGCCTTGGGGTCCACCACCTTCAACAACAAGACCAGAAACAACAGCGGTCCCAGACACTTGATGAGGCCTTTTACGGCCTTGGCTTTCCAGTTCACGCCAAAAACTCTCTTGAGATCTGATGAGAATTTCTTTTCAAGAAGCAGGGCCAATGGTTCAAGAGGATTCTCAATCAAGCTCAAAGGTATCCCAATCCCTCGAGCTGTTTCCTCACGGCACTCTCCTCTTCCGGGCCCAGAGCCTGGTGCTGGGCAGCCTGTGAGTCCCAGCTCTCTGAGAACTGCAATTTGTTCTCCTCCAGGAAGGGTTCTACCAAGGCTTCTTGCAACACTGTGCCGTCCATGTCCACCGGGACCGGGAATCCCATGAGGTAAAGCACAGTTGGCGCTATGTCCTCTATGGCCGCAGCTGAGATTGTCTGGCCTCTTTTGCATGGGTTCCCAGCCATTATCAGGACTCCATCAGGGCTGTGAGATCC harbors:
- a CDS encoding glycosyltransferase family 39 protein, with product MDMSFARPKEKLDKAKDNPKGPAEPLISWSRDHGFKGCLWGLVLVVVVAAFVLSHLRASPRSPDEQAYLAWAVSFALEGRILEPDGSEVSKSVGPLHVLMVGLAFKSLGISTEAAQAVSVLGGALGVGVCFLLGWLVLGVRGGLLAALLFLTSGKGEIWEYSNRVLNDIHLTLWISCILFFGMAYIRWGTLWMAFGMGSCLGLGFLTKESTLLAFPVLMAAFFLGNRPRSTRLVHFLVAMAVAGSLMAPLLLHRYRAIQLREEAQRPVYGLRAGNLATLLNPEKWGFRGLEELGNNLLLRGMPSAAFKVIYGVSLLGCLVLVFKRKAPKELILPFVLIFFWIGVFQTFLHLPLTRRQLVPLFPAYSVLTTFFLVSCWRFIGSTILMGRLHPKTGSVVGFGASVALGFLNMSPQAFSGLSPGRVFHAQSPAFLQAQAKEALACASDAALIASNYDRTVYFFLKGRIPVLHLKAPELEQVQKPWQPGKPKKHGRPPTRERSSMEDKISSLTQDLLGDSKPFYGIIFYPKAREGLDPTLWMYGPWELICKGEGFLVYKWQASKKAG
- a CDS encoding lysylphosphatidylglycerol synthase transmembrane domain-containing protein; protein product: MNWKAKAVKGLIKCLGPLLFLVLLLKVVDPKAALELLKGVRWELCVLSIVLFPWVIGLHAWRWWMIARLVGMASGFKRLFQVYWIGWFLGFLPPGGVAVIAKIYCLKQDGEPVGRTSVSLGADKLFDLVSTCLFAMYGLLYFQGSLFPGYGMWLGLLGGISLVVLLIFRGKWLWELLQRSSIRYLRKSKAGLKEAFLESDRAAESLWEKMNLGLFLKLTLISVCLELSRATVFFVLARALGLNMSVAFAFGCRALVGLVQVIPITVGGLGTREAVLVLAFPLAGLSLEAAVALGFLSFLWNVAFHLSGVFCWLREPVSYGRKLGVKKDS